A window of Hordeum vulgare subsp. vulgare chromosome 5H, MorexV3_pseudomolecules_assembly, whole genome shotgun sequence genomic DNA:
tagagttgttgccttTGTACTGGGAGGGAGCTCTCTTTTCGATTAATCATGAATCTTCTTCATGCTTGATCGAGAATGCAAGACGCAGCTGGGAGTTCATTTCATCTCTGGCATGCCCTGAATTTTAGGATGCAGCAACTTGCATCTTCTCCGACAGTGGTGCCTCAAGTGAGTGCAGCATCGGCTCTTCGGTCTTCCAAATTTCCTGAAGTAGTCCAAGCCACTCCTTCTCCCTGCCTGCCCTGGTCTGAATTTTCTGAAAAGGACACGGGGCGACTATTCATGAAATGAAAGAGTGACTTCTACTTCTAGCTGAGAAAAATCAGCGTAAAATTGTGGCTACAAAGGCCCGCCTACAAGACTGACTTCGTCAATGCCGTGCCCATCTCGTTCTAGATCCGAGACATGGAGTATGCACCATGAGCTGTTGGAATATTGGTGGAATACTGAAATCACCTGACGTGTAAGCAGATAACCCTTGTATCCAGTTCCTGAAAATGTGTGGAATACCACGAGCTGGTGGAATATTTGTGGAATATCGATGCCAGTGGAGAGTGGACCACTCACCAATATATCAAAGGGTGTCTCTTGTGGTTGTGTTGCTCACCACTCACCAAGGTCACCACCACCTGCCCAGCCATGGCTTCACCACCATGGGTTTGCCTTGTGCTGATACTCCTAGGAGTTGCCGCATGCCACGCCCGCCCAATTTTTGACGGCGATGCCGTCATCGATGAGACGCCCCCGCCCTTGCGGCCATCCGCGATCTCATGTTCTACTGCCGGCAACTACACCGATGGAAGCAAGTACCATGTGAACCTCTACCGGCTCCTGTCGGCCATCCCTGTGGCCGCTGACCCCAACGGCTTCTTCAATGGCACATTCGGCGCGGCGGGCGACGAGGTCTTTGGCATGTTCATGTGCTACGCTGACGACACCGACTCTGAGTGCCAGGACTGCCTCACCCGCGCCCCCAAAGGTATCATGAAGGTGTGTCCTCACAGCCGGACAGTTCGTGCTGTCTACAACGCCTGCACCATCCAATACTCCGACGAGTCCTTCTCTGTTGCTGACCTCTCTGTGGTTGACATGGTTAACTTTTCCGTGGTTCCCCGTCTGGAACAAACCCCTTACCGAAATTGGAACAACAGATACCCTGACCAATTTTACaaaggagtcgtactcgcaggatATATCATGGACAGTGCCGGTATGAGCCAGACAAGGTTTAAGTTGATCCATCGGCTCATGGTGAAGGCTTGCCAAAGGCCTGCACGGATCGCCGAGGGCACAGAGGGGTTCCCTGATGCGGAGTGGGTGCAGGCAGTGGTGCAGTGCACGAGGGATCTGCCGGTGAGCGAGTGCACCCGCTGCCTCTCCTACTACACCGATCAGCTGCCGCGATTGTTCCCGAACAACAGCGGTGGCGCCATCAAAGGGTCGAGTTGCTACCTGCGctatgtcatcctcactgatgctgTCAAGCCGCGTCCGCGCACGGTGCGGCTGGAGAGGTACCGGTATagcgagggatatgaggaggaggaaaATGAGCATGAGAGGAGGATGGAGACAAAGCGCAGAGAACACCGACGGAAGGTTGTCATCATCACCAGCCTTATTACCATCTCCGTGGCGCTTGTTGTCTGCCTGATCGGCCTGTTGGTTCGGTTCGTGTTGTACCGGTGGCGAACATGGGTGGCAGCGGCCAGGGTTGCCATGAGATCCATGTTGTACCGGTGGCGAACATGGGTGGCAGCGGCCAGGGTTGCCATGAGATCCATGTTGTACCGGTGGCGAACATGGGTGGCAGCGGCCAGGGTTGCAATGCGATCGTACATGGAAAGACCTTCTAAAGTGGCGGCCTACTTCCACGGTAGAAGTGCATGCCAAGACGAACTAGAGCAAGGGACTGGGATGAGACGATTCAGGTATGATGAGCTCGCCGCCGCTACCGACGGCTTCTCTGGCAGGAACAAGCTGGGAGAAGGAGGCTTTGGTTCAGTGTACCGTGGATTCCTCCGCGACATGAACCTTCACATTGCCGTGAAGAAAGTGTCCAAGAGCTCTCGTCAGGGCTGGAAGGAGTTTGTTTCTGAGGTGAAGATCATTAGCCGTCTCCGGCATCGGAACCTCGTGCGGCTTGTTGGATGGTTCTATGGCGGTGACGATGATGGTCTTTTGCTTGTGTATGAATTGATGCCCAATGGTAGCCTGGACGCACACCTTTACAAGCTGGACCAGCTGCTGCCATGGGCAGTCAGGTACCAGGTCGCGCTCGGTGTGGGCTCAGCGCTGATGTACCTGCACCAGGACACGGAGGAGCGTGTTGTGCATCGGGACATCAAGCCGAGCAACATCATGCTCGACGCGTCCTTCAATGCCAAGCTTGGTGACTTCGGGCTTGCGAGGTTTATTTGCGACGGCCGGGGTTCACTGACGACGGGTGCAGCCGGGACGCTGGGTTACATGGATCCGAAGTGTGTGTTTGCGGGCAAAGCCAGTGTGGAATCTGACATCTACAGCTTTGGTGTCGTCCTGCTCGAGATGGCCTGCGGTCGGACGCCAGCGGTGGCTGTAGACGACGATGACGGAGCCGTCATCCACCTGTTGCAGTGGGTATGGGAGTCGCACGGTAGAGGGGCCATCCTCGAGGCAGCTGACGCGCGGCTGGATGGCAAGTTTGATGAGAAAGAGATGGAGTGTGTCATGGTGGTCGGGCTCTGGTGCGGACACCCCGACCCTGGCTTGAGGCCGTCAATCAGGCAGGCCGTCAGCGTGCTGCGGTTGGAGGTGCCGCCGCCGAGCCTCCCAGGAAAGATGCCGGTGACGACCTACCTGATGCAGCCGCCggctgatgattcttttggttcgTCGGTAACCAGCGGCAGCGGGGATGCCAGCACGACTAATTCTGCTAGAGATAAAGTCGAGTAGATGACTAGTGCATCCCCGATCTGGGCCTTAGGACCATTTCAGAAATTTGCGAGTACTACTAGTCTTTATCTTTACTCTTTATCTTTACctttctccctaataataaagcataatACATATTCAGAAACTACATCCTCACATGAATCTAATGGTATATTATCTATTACATATAATACATATTTAAGTAGTTAAATTAACGATCTAGAATTACGCGCATGCCCTATACAcctagacggagggagtactaatgtGTGATCAGCAAATTGAAAGGGCGCaatgcatgagtagtactagtactaattaataggagtaattgttttcgcgtcttaaaccttgtctattatgaaaacgcacgcaagtttaactgtgtcttctaaaccgtgatggagggagtaACAAACCAACTTTGGCCGCTGCATCGCATTAAAGCAGGCTGGCCATAACGGATACTTTTACACCGATTgtctaagagcatcttcaacagtcgCGTTAAACAAGCGCCGCGTCGTAAATTTATCCATTTTATCGCGCGCGTAATAACCGCTGGCGGCATATAGAGTTGGACGTGCGGTCCGAATCACCATCGCGCGCTGCGTATTTGGGGCGTCCGCTTCTGCGCGTGACACACACGAGCGCTCGCGCCGCACTCTCTCCCATCCCGCCACCTTCGCCACGCACGCGCCGACGCCGACGAATTGACCCGATGGACGCGCGCGCCGGCTCCCCCTCACCCATCCTACAGCCGTgaaccctccgccgccgccccctcaccCCATCCTACAGCACGAACTTGGTTGAATGATGTTTGTGATTCAAATTATATGTCATGTGTTttgtattgaatgaaatgtgtgaaatttgtgttcaaaatgaagaAATGTGAGGCGTCGGCTGCGCGCGCTGTTGAAGCTGCGCGCCCACGCTGCATTTCAACGCGACTGCTGGAGACAGCGCCGCGCGCCGCGCCATACCTGGCAATGAAAGCGCTGTAAATTAGTTTTTTGAACGCCGGACGAAGCACGCCTGTTAAAGATGCTCTAAGAATATATTTGCATTGTTAAAGgatcaaatcccattcttgaactATATTGTGCCTTGTCACCCTTTTTTTAGACATGTAAGATGTCGTTACGATCACCGTGCTAGAAACAACGTTGGAGCAACCCTCAAGTATATCGTCCGACGTGAAATGACATtactaaaaaatattttatagatAGATGCTTAGCAGTAGCGTGAGAATATGGGCATCGCTTCTGCTATTTAGTAATcctaagttgatagtagtagcgcggggtaTAAATCATACTAGTAGGATGGGGTATAAAACCCATGCTACTGCTAAGTTGATAGCAGTAGTGCGGAGTATATATAAACCGGCCCACGCTACTACCAAGAGGCCTTCACTGTGCCCCTGGGACAAGCCATACTAGTAGCATGGGGTATAATactcgcgctactgctaagttgatagtagtagtgCGGAGTATAAACCCACGTTACTATTAAGTGGTCTTCATTGCACGGGGCTCTCTCACGGGGCTCCTACCCATTtgcgcctcctcctccatggtgcCGAAAGAGGCAGCCCCCTCGCGTCGCCGGCATCCAGGAGCTCGTCGGTCTTCCCCCGCGTTCCATGCCACCACACTGGAGCACCTCACCACCGGTGACCAGCCCCGATGCTCCCTTCATCTCCTTCCTCTCTACCTTGTTTCtccttatctctctctctctccggttTGACTCACCTTTTCATGTCCATGCTCGTGCAGCTCGTCGTCATGGATGACCAGGAGCTCTTTACCTTGGCAGCGAAGAGTAGCCCCACACCGCCGCCTTGCTCTACGCTGGATGCGGGCCCTATCTAGCAACCGCTGTCAGATAGGTCTATTGCTGCTAGTccacgccgc
This region includes:
- the LOC123398252 gene encoding cysteine-rich receptor-like protein kinase 11; this encodes MASPPWVCLVLILLGVAACHARPIFDGDAVIDETPPPLRPSAISCSTAGNYTDGSKYHVNLYRLLSAIPVAADPNGFFNGTFGAAGDEVFGMFMCYADDTDSECQDCLTRAPKGIMKVCPHSRTVRAVYNACTIQYSDESFSVADLSVVDMVNFSVVPRLEQTPYRNWNNRYPDQFYKGVVLAGYIMDSAGMSQTRFKLIHRLMVKACQRPARIAEGTEGFPDAEWVQAVVQCTRDLPVSECTRCLSYYTDQLPRLFPNNSGGAIKGSSCYLRYVILTDAVKPRPRTVRLERYRYSEGYEEEENEHERRMETKRREHRRKVVIITSLITISVALVVCLIGLLVRFVLYRWRTWVAAARVAMRSMLYRWRTWVAAARVAMRSMLYRWRTWVAAARVAMRSYMERPSKVAAYFHGRSACQDELEQGTGMRRFRYDELAAATDGFSGRNKLGEGGFGSVYRGFLRDMNLHIAVKKVSKSSRQGWKEFVSEVKIISRLRHRNLVRLVGWFYGGDDDGLLLVYELMPNGSLDAHLYKLDQLLPWAVRYQVALGVGSALMYLHQDTEERVVHRDIKPSNIMLDASFNAKLGDFGLARFICDGRGSLTTGAAGTLGYMDPKCVFAGKASVESDIYSFGVVLLEMACGRTPAVAVDDDDGAVIHLLQWVWESHGRGAILEAADARLDGKFDEKEMECVMVVGLWCGHPDPGLRPSIRQAVSVLRLEVPPPSLPGKMPVTTYLMQPPADDSFGSSVTSGSGDASTTNSARDKVE